The proteins below come from a single Pseudarthrobacter sp. SSS035 genomic window:
- a CDS encoding class F sortase: MSKHSGTRVVRRGVLRVLEVLRVRGWNRGDLAILLCGVLGFLSLTFGAPLLKHGEVAVPTAELSAPFRATPSPAPWPLSGTGEAPGAAPTTATAPAADATTPGPALPEASAPVRILYPAAAIDTAVHPLEPDTSAVATRTVEPPTTMDGYWLTPFGTPGNGSGNTTYIIGHSWEGRDAPFNHLSSAAVIGDTFDVVTATGTIPYRVDSVTTYLKDTLKDSPIWDMVPSRVVLISCYTEDPWGKNVVVSASPAAA; the protein is encoded by the coding sequence ATGTCCAAGCACTCCGGCACTCGCGTCGTCCGCCGTGGCGTCCTGCGTGTCCTGGAAGTCCTGCGCGTCCGCGGATGGAACCGTGGAGATCTGGCAATCCTGCTGTGCGGAGTCCTGGGTTTCCTGTCCCTCACCTTCGGTGCACCCCTGCTCAAACACGGGGAAGTCGCCGTCCCCACAGCGGAACTGTCGGCACCATTCCGGGCCACGCCGTCGCCCGCTCCCTGGCCGCTGTCCGGCACGGGCGAAGCTCCGGGGGCAGCTCCAACGACGGCAACAGCCCCGGCCGCAGACGCCACCACCCCCGGCCCGGCCTTGCCGGAAGCCTCCGCACCCGTGCGTATCCTCTATCCCGCTGCGGCAATCGACACGGCAGTCCATCCCCTTGAACCGGACACCTCGGCCGTCGCCACCCGTACTGTGGAGCCGCCCACCACCATGGACGGGTATTGGCTGACACCGTTCGGGACTCCCGGCAACGGGTCGGGCAACACCACGTACATCATCGGACACAGCTGGGAGGGCCGGGACGCCCCGTTCAACCACCTCAGCTCCGCTGCCGTCATCGGCGACACCTTCGACGTCGTCACCGCGACCGGCACCATCCCTTACAGGGTGGACAGCGTCACCACGTACCTCAAGGACACCCTCAAGGACAGCCCCATCTGGGACATGGTGCCCAGCCGTGTGGTCCTGATCAGCTGCTACACGGAAGACCCGTGGGGCAAGAACGTGGTTGTCTCGGCGTCCCCCGCTGCCGCCTGA
- a CDS encoding universal stress protein, translating into MSPERFSGPPPLLVGVLPHQHPEVLKTATSLAAKLAVPLLCAYVDEASYLVEWDPTRSAHRLSLHPDKDDDDIRSVTTELRGVIAEAVADAAAPATPVDWTLRTLAGDPARALARLAAESNSPMIIVGTSERGLTHRISEMLNGSVGLWLTHHQSRPVLVVPYRRPAHQDDA; encoded by the coding sequence ATGAGTCCCGAACGATTCAGTGGTCCGCCTCCGTTGCTGGTGGGCGTGTTGCCCCATCAGCACCCGGAAGTGCTGAAGACCGCCACCTCCCTGGCGGCCAAACTGGCCGTGCCGTTGCTGTGTGCCTATGTTGACGAGGCCAGCTACCTGGTGGAATGGGATCCCACCAGATCCGCACACCGGCTGTCGCTGCACCCGGACAAGGACGACGACGACATCCGCTCGGTCACCACGGAACTCAGGGGGGTGATCGCGGAAGCCGTGGCCGACGCCGCGGCGCCGGCCACCCCTGTGGACTGGACGCTGCGGACCCTGGCGGGGGATCCGGCCCGCGCCCTCGCCCGGCTCGCCGCGGAAAGCAACTCCCCCATGATCATTGTGGGAACGTCGGAGCGCGGCCTGACCCACCGGATCTCCGAGATGCTCAACGGATCAGTGGGACTCTGGCTGACGCACCATCAAAGCCGGCCGGTGCTGGTGGTTCCCTACCGGCGGCCGGCGCATCAGGACGATGCCTGA